The Populus alba chromosome 4, ASM523922v2, whole genome shotgun sequence genome contains a region encoding:
- the LOC118059243 gene encoding uncharacterized protein, translated as MNPLSQGTSSSPVDPPMKRKRGRPRKDESAVLGEKAPVMPESDNMKKNKQTVGPTDAAGVNMVGQVITGVIDGLFDAGYLVKVKVEDSDIPLRGLVFQTGRFTPITAENDVAPQAKMYRRADIPIPDVHPPTQLPSFVTSPKHSDKQLVELKKLAPTVQDKGLQSGFQPTAPIAKGSLSASQMLPRTEYLQGSTGSLFGVNIMPPQVLGSGHENQSASATAEMEHNKIAGQHDLLQEFEASLRKGPNLNVKDNEKFKSVSLPSPPADILPVSETRKQPSGDDLKLNQLVHDGVKGPCSLMEKQASPKIAGPSEPAMKIISGDDTSHLNRSPIPTGHAANTTEANTLCSPIASFPSLLFGREAIPPSQKLAAEGFSLQRVTEPQSDIPSGATNIMKAGVDISAATSLPATLFGREAILPESKAAADEPVLPRMTEPQLCNSPDVANNVDSNIKDAIPPAES; from the coding sequence ATGAACCCTCTAAGTCAGGGGACCAGCTCTTCTCCGGTGGATCCTCCTATGAAACGCAAGCGTGGCCGTCCACGCAAGGATGAGAGTGCTGTGCTAGGCGAGAAAGCACCAGTAATGCCTGAATCTGAcaatatgaagaaaaacaaacagacTGTAGGACCAACTGATGCTGCTGGTGTTAACATGGTGGGTCAGGTGATTACTGGTGTTATTGATGGTTTATTTGACGCTGGATACCTTGTTAAAGTTAAGGTAGAAGACTCTGACATTCCTCTGAGGGGTCTTGTATTTCAAACTGGCCGTTTCACTCCCATCACTGCTGAAAATGATGTGGCTCCACAAGCAAAAATGTACAGAAGAGCAGATATTCCCATCCCAGATGTTCATCCTCCAACTCAGTTGCCTAGTTTTGTTACTTCACCAAAGCACAGTGATAAGCAACTGGTTGAGCTAAAAAAGCTCGCACCGACAGTTCAGGACAAAGGGCTCCAATCTGGGTTTCAACCAACTGCTCCAATTGCAAAGGGGAGCCTATCTGCTTCTCAGATGCTGCCTCGGACTGAATACTTGCAGGGTAGCACAGGATCTTTGTTTGGAGTAAACATAATGCCGCCTCAAGTTTTGGGTTCAGGACATGAGAATCAATCTGCCTCTGCTACGGCAGAGATGGAGCACAATAAGATTGCCGGACAGCATGATTTGCTGCAGGAATTTGAAGCCTCACTAAGAAAAGGACCTAATTTAAATGTAAAGGATAATGAAAAATTCAAATCGGTCTCTCTACCTTCACCCCCTGCTGATATTTTGCCAGTGAGTGAAACTCGAAAGCAGCCTTCTGGTGATGACCTTAAGCTGAATCAACTGGTCCATGATGGAGTGAAAGGCCCTTGTTCTTTAATGGAAAAACAGGCTTCTCCAAAAATTGCTGGTCCTTCAGAGCCTGCCATGAAGATTATTAGTGGAGATGATACATCCCATCTTAATCGTAGTCCTATTCCTACAGGTCATGCTGCTAACACTACTGAGGCAAACACATTATGCTCACCAATTGCAAGCTTTCCATCACTGCTGTTCGGGAGAGAAGCTATTCCTCCATCACAGAAGCTTGCAGCTGAAGGATTCTCTCTTCAGAGAGTCACTGAACCCCAGTCAGATATTCCTTCTGGTGCTACAAATATTATGAAGGCGGGGGTAGACATTTCAGCAGCGACCAGCCTACCTGCAACTCTATTTGGGAGAGAAGCTATACTACCAGAATCCAAGGCTGCTGCTGATGAACCTGTTCTTCCTAGGATGACTGAACCCCAGCTCTGCAATTCTCCTGATGTTGCTAATAATGTGGACAGTAATATCAAGGATGCCATCCCACCTGCCGAATCTTAG